From the Streptococcus sp. 29887 genome, one window contains:
- a CDS encoding GNAT family N-acetyltransferase — translation MAEKEVYFSEAEPADAVAFIDFMNQVARESDYLVMDESGFRFSPEEMERIFEAGIENPGELCLLAKVGSEVIGAISVKSSKQFRISHIGNIFIAIKKDYWGHGLGAILLEEVIEWAQEMEVLKRLELTVQVRNQAAVHLYQKMGFVIEGTQVRGARTDEGEWLDLYYMGRLIGE, via the coding sequence ATGGCTGAAAAAGAAGTATATTTTAGCGAGGCTGAGCCAGCTGATGCGGTGGCCTTTATTGATTTTATGAACCAAGTGGCTAGAGAATCGGATTATCTGGTCATGGATGAATCAGGCTTTCGGTTTAGTCCTGAAGAGATGGAAAGGATTTTTGAAGCTGGCATTGAAAATCCTGGCGAACTTTGTTTGCTGGCAAAAGTTGGTTCGGAGGTTATCGGTGCCATCTCAGTCAAGTCTTCTAAGCAGTTTCGGATCAGCCATATCGGGAATATTTTCATTGCGATAAAAAAAGATTACTGGGGACATGGTTTGGGGGCCATTTTACTGGAAGAGGTCATCGAGTGGGCTCAGGAAATGGAGGTCCTCAAGCGTCTGGAATTAACTGTTCAGGTGCGCAATCAAGCGGCAGTCCACCTCTATCAGAAGATGGGCTTTGTGATTGAAGGGACCCAGGTGAGAGGGGCTAGAACAGATGAAGGGGAATGGCTTGACCTCTATTACATGGGCAGGCTAATTGGTGAATGA
- the tsaE gene encoding tRNA (adenosine(37)-N6)-threonylcarbamoyltransferase complex ATPase subunit type 1 TsaE, whose translation MYSQNENELIAIGERIGRACKANQVLVLSGDLGAGKTTLTKGLAKGLDIDQMIKSPTYTIVREYEGRMPLYHLDVYRIGDDPDSIDLDDFLYGGGVTVIEWGELLDASLLDDYLLVRIEKEEDGRRLTFEAHGAKSQVLAEEIQNG comes from the coding sequence ATGTATAGTCAAAATGAAAATGAATTGATTGCCATTGGCGAGCGAATTGGTAGGGCTTGTAAGGCCAATCAAGTGCTAGTCCTGTCGGGCGATTTAGGTGCAGGCAAGACCACTTTGACCAAGGGTTTGGCTAAGGGGTTGGATATTGACCAGATGATTAAAAGTCCGACTTATACCATTGTCCGTGAGTATGAAGGTCGAATGCCTCTCTATCACTTGGATGTCTATCGGATTGGTGACGATCCGGATTCTATTGATTTAGATGATTTTCTCTATGGTGGTGGTGTGACAGTTATCGAATGGGGAGAATTGTTGGATGCTAGTCTATTGGATGACTATTTGCTCGTTCGTATCGAGAAGGAAGAAGACGGTCGTCGCCTGACTTTTGAGGCTCATGGGGCTAAAAGTCAAGTATTGGCTGAGGAAATACAGAATGGCTGA
- a CDS encoding DAK2 domain-containing protein, which yields MSKITTSLFQEMVQAASTRLNKQAEYVNSLNVFPVPDGDTGTNMGMTITNGAKEVADKPANTVGEVAQILSKGLLMGARGNSGVITSQLFRGFGQSVKGKVELDGKDLAQAFQHGVEVAYKAVMKPVEGTILTVSRGAATAALKKAEETDDAVEVMRATLEGANRALKKTPEMLPVLKEVGVVDSGGQGLVYIYEGFLSALTGEYIASEDFEATPAVMTEMINAEHHKSVAGHVATEDITFGYCTEIMVALRQGPTYVKDFDYEEFRNYLNDLGDSLLVVNDDEIVKVHVHTEDPGLVMQAGLQYGSLVKVKVDNMREQHEAQVEKEEAFQKPAEQKEYGIIAVAAGEGLTEIFKSQGVDYVISGGQTMNPSTEDFVNAIELVNARNVILLPNNKNILMAAQTAAEVAEVAVKVVETKTLPQGFTSLLAFDPSRDLDSNFEAMTASLTEVKSGSVTTAVRDTTIDGLEIHENDNLGMVDGKIVVSNPDMMETLVATFEKMLDEDSEIVTIYIGEDGDEELAQALADQLEENFEDVEVEIHQGNQPVYPYLFSVE from the coding sequence GTGTCTAAAATTACAACAAGTTTATTTCAAGAAATGGTGCAGGCAGCATCTACTCGTCTGAATAAACAAGCCGAATATGTAAACTCATTAAACGTCTTTCCTGTTCCAGATGGCGACACGGGAACCAACATGGGCATGACCATCACCAATGGTGCCAAAGAAGTGGCAGACAAGCCTGCAAATACGGTTGGTGAAGTCGCTCAAATCTTGTCAAAAGGTTTACTTATGGGTGCTCGCGGAAACTCTGGTGTTATTACGTCACAATTGTTCCGTGGTTTCGGTCAGTCTGTTAAAGGCAAGGTTGAATTGGACGGTAAAGACTTGGCGCAGGCCTTCCAACATGGTGTAGAAGTGGCCTATAAGGCTGTAATGAAACCAGTTGAAGGTACCATTTTGACGGTTTCTCGTGGGGCAGCTACAGCAGCTCTTAAAAAAGCAGAAGAAACTGATGATGCGGTAGAAGTTATGCGCGCAACCCTTGAAGGTGCCAACCGTGCCCTCAAGAAAACACCTGAAATGTTGCCAGTCTTGAAAGAGGTTGGAGTTGTCGATTCAGGTGGTCAAGGTCTGGTTTATATCTACGAAGGTTTCTTGTCAGCTTTGACTGGTGAATACATTGCTTCTGAGGATTTTGAAGCAACTCCAGCTGTTATGACAGAAATGATCAATGCAGAGCACCACAAGTCTGTAGCCGGGCATGTAGCGACAGAAGACATTACCTTTGGATACTGTACAGAAATCATGGTGGCCCTTCGTCAAGGACCTACTTACGTTAAAGACTTTGATTATGAAGAATTCCGTAACTACCTCAACGACCTTGGGGATTCCCTCCTAGTTGTCAACGATGATGAAATTGTTAAGGTCCACGTCCATACAGAAGATCCAGGTTTGGTCATGCAGGCAGGCCTTCAATATGGTAGCTTGGTCAAGGTCAAAGTGGACAATATGCGTGAACAACATGAAGCCCAAGTTGAAAAAGAAGAAGCCTTCCAAAAACCAGCTGAACAAAAAGAATACGGCATTATCGCTGTTGCAGCAGGTGAGGGATTGACAGAAATCTTCAAATCACAAGGGGTTGACTATGTGATTTCAGGTGGTCAGACCATGAACCCATCAACAGAAGACTTTGTCAATGCTATTGAATTGGTCAACGCCCGCAATGTCATCTTGTTGCCAAACAACAAGAACATCTTGATGGCTGCTCAGACGGCTGCTGAGGTTGCTGAAGTGGCGGTTAAGGTTGTAGAAACCAAGACTCTACCACAAGGCTTCACTAGTTTGCTTGCCTTTGATCCAAGTCGTGATTTGGACAGCAACTTTGAGGCTATGACGGCATCTCTTACAGAGGTGAAAAGTGGTAGTGTAACAACTGCAGTCCGCGATACAACCATTGACGGTCTTGAAATCCATGAGAATGATAACCTTGGTATGGTTGATGGCAAGATTGTAGTGTCCAATCCAGATATGATGGAGACACTTGTTGCTACCTTTGAGAAAATGCTGGACGAAGATAGCGAAATCGTAACGATCTATATCGGTGAAGATGGAGATGAGGAATTGGCTCAGGCACTTGCAGACCAATTAGAAGAAAACTTTGAAGATGTCGAGGTTGAAATCCATCAAGGAAATCAACCGGTTTATCCATATCTTTTCAGCGTAGAATAA
- a CDS encoding Asp23/Gls24 family envelope stress response protein, whose translation MTVKINTKDGQIELTDDVIATVVGGATTEIFGVVGMASKSAIKDNFQALLRKENYSKGVVIKTLEDGRIAVDVYTVMSYGVKISEVSRNIQERVKFNLENQLGISVDAVNVFIQNIKVVGE comes from the coding sequence ATGACTGTAAAAATCAATACAAAAGACGGCCAGATTGAATTAACTGATGACGTGATTGCCACAGTTGTCGGTGGTGCTACGACTGAGATTTTCGGTGTTGTTGGTATGGCTAGTAAGTCTGCGATTAAGGATAATTTTCAGGCCCTTTTACGCAAGGAAAATTACTCCAAAGGTGTTGTTATTAAGACCTTGGAAGATGGTCGCATTGCAGTCGATGTTTACACTGTTATGAGTTACGGTGTGAAAATCAGTGAAGTATCTCGCAATATCCAAGAACGTGTGAAATTCAACTTGGAAAATCAATTGGGTATCTCTGTTGATGCCGTTAATGTTTTTATCCAAAATATTAAAGTCGTAGGAGAATAA
- a CDS encoding ABC transporter permease has protein sequence MSKENKKQVQSASTPPGGFRVIAREFLKDRLALASLVILVTVLLTVFIGALVLDQEQVMKVNLLGRYLEPGVDGYILGTDEGGKDIFGQLIIGARNSIVIGFTITIITSIVGISVGLISGYYGGRLDGFLMRIVDFIMILPVTMLIIVFVTVIKNYTIYHFILIMSAFYWTAKARLFRTRTLSEASLDYVNASKTLGTSDFMIMFREILPNLSSLIIVNLTLNFAGNIGIETSLTYLGFGLPSTVPSLGTLISNARNADILENKTWIWLPAAIFILVMMLCINYVGQAFQRAADAKQRLG, from the coding sequence GTGAGTAAAGAAAATAAAAAACAAGTACAATCAGCTTCAACTCCTCCAGGTGGTTTTCGCGTCATCGCGCGGGAGTTTTTGAAGGATAGATTAGCTTTAGCTTCCTTGGTCATTTTGGTGACAGTTCTTTTGACTGTGTTCATCGGTGCCCTGGTCTTGGATCAAGAGCAAGTGATGAAAGTCAATCTTTTGGGACGTTACTTGGAACCTGGAGTTGATGGTTATATCTTAGGAACGGATGAAGGTGGTAAAGATATCTTTGGTCAGTTGATTATTGGTGCTCGAAACTCCATTGTTATCGGTTTTACTATTACCATTATTACAAGTATTGTTGGTATCTCGGTCGGATTGATTTCAGGCTATTATGGAGGTCGTTTGGATGGTTTCTTGATGCGGATTGTAGACTTCATTATGATTCTACCTGTTACGATGCTCATTATCGTTTTCGTAACGGTTATCAAAAACTATACCATTTATCACTTTATCCTAATCATGAGTGCCTTCTATTGGACAGCTAAGGCCCGCCTTTTCCGTACAAGAACCTTATCAGAGGCGAGCTTGGATTATGTCAATGCATCGAAAACACTTGGAACAAGTGACTTTATGATCATGTTCCGTGAGATTTTGCCTAACTTGAGTTCTTTGATTATTGTCAACTTGACCCTCAACTTTGCAGGAAATATTGGTATCGAAACATCATTGACTTATCTAGGCTTCGGTCTTCCATCGACAGTTCCAAGTTTGGGTACCTTGATTTCAAATGCCCGTAATGCAGACATCTTGGAAAACAAGACTTGGATTTGGTTGCCAGCAGCTATCTTTATCCTTGTTATGATGCTTTGTATCAACTATGTCGGTCAAGCCTTCCAACGTGCTGCCGATGCAAAACAACGTTTGGGTTAA
- the opp4B gene encoding oligopeptide ABC transporter permease: MWKTVLRRLLMMIPQIIILSVIAFFVAKMMPGDPFTGMIDPNIDPAIIEQKRIAAGYYDPIHIQYFRWVGNLLQGDFGQSFLFKQPVLDVIMQRLNNTIWLSLLTMILTYAIALPLGMIAGRYQNSLADKVIGVYNFLTFSTPTFVFAILMLWLFGFSLGWFPTRGSIGGGVEGFAAVLSRLHHMILPAITMAILSTTVTIQYLRTGIIDAKSQDYVRTARAKGVPERVVYNRHIFRNSILPIASFLGYELTGLIGGSIFIENIFTYPGIGQLFYNSISSRDYSVILALLLIFGMGTLLGTLISDIIMSIVDPRIRVK, encoded by the coding sequence ATGTGGAAAACAGTTTTACGTCGTTTGCTCATGATGATTCCTCAAATTATCATTTTGAGTGTCATCGCTTTCTTCGTGGCTAAGATGATGCCGGGGGATCCCTTTACAGGTATGATTGATCCCAATATCGATCCAGCCATTATCGAACAAAAACGGATTGCAGCAGGGTACTATGACCCAATTCATATTCAATACTTCCGCTGGGTTGGTAATCTCTTGCAGGGTGATTTTGGTCAGAGTTTTCTCTTTAAGCAACCTGTTTTGGATGTTATCATGCAACGCTTGAACAACACTATTTGGTTGTCGCTCTTGACCATGATTTTGACCTATGCCATCGCTCTTCCTTTGGGGATGATTGCTGGTCGCTACCAAAACTCCCTAGCTGATAAGGTGATTGGGGTTTATAACTTCCTGACCTTCTCAACACCAACCTTCGTTTTTGCCATTCTTATGTTGTGGTTGTTTGGTTTTAGCTTGGGCTGGTTCCCAACTCGTGGTTCAATCGGGGGTGGCGTTGAAGGTTTTGCGGCAGTACTCAGCCGTCTTCATCATATGATTTTACCGGCGATTACCATGGCTATCTTATCTACAACAGTAACCATCCAGTACCTCCGTACAGGGATTATCGATGCTAAGAGCCAAGATTATGTCCGTACGGCGCGTGCTAAGGGTGTTCCTGAGCGTGTGGTTTACAACCGTCATATCTTCCGTAACTCAATTTTGCCAATTGCATCCTTCTTGGGATATGAATTGACAGGTTTGATTGGTGGTTCTATTTTCATCGAAAATATTTTCACCTATCCAGGTATTGGTCAGTTGTTCTATAACTCGATTTCTAGTCGTGATTATAGTGTTATCTTGGCCCTCTTGTTGATATTTGGTATGGGAACTCTCTTGGGAACCTTGATTTCAGATATTATCATGAGTATTGTAGATCCACGTATCCGTGTGAAATAG
- a CDS encoding ATP-binding cassette domain-containing protein — protein MGFIEVKDLKVHYPIRSGFFNRVTDHVYAVDGVNLEFEEGKTYGLVGESGSGKSTIGKAIIGLERATSGQIIYEGQDVTNKSRSKKGNFNRDVQMIFQDSLSSFNPKKRILDIIAEPIRNFDRLSPDEEKKKVLQLLDTIGLNEEALIKYPHEFSGGQRQRIGVARALASNPRLIIADEPVSALDLSVQAQVLNYMKRIQDEFKLSYLFISHDLGVVQHMCDELFIMYRGRFVETGNKQDIYNNPQHIYTKRLLSAIPSIDPVNRLKNKEKRLVAEKEYQEKQGQYYDEKGRVYDLQTFSATHQVALPKGGQN, from the coding sequence GTGGGATTTATTGAAGTAAAAGATTTAAAAGTCCATTATCCAATTCGAAGTGGCTTCTTTAACCGTGTCACAGACCATGTTTATGCCGTGGATGGTGTCAATCTCGAGTTTGAAGAGGGAAAAACCTATGGTTTGGTAGGCGAGTCAGGTTCTGGTAAGTCAACAATTGGTAAGGCAATTATTGGTTTGGAGCGGGCTACATCTGGTCAAATCATCTATGAGGGTCAGGATGTGACCAACAAATCACGCAGTAAAAAAGGTAACTTTAATCGTGATGTCCAAATGATTTTCCAAGATTCGCTTTCTAGTTTCAACCCTAAAAAACGTATTTTAGACATTATTGCTGAGCCTATTCGTAACTTTGACCGTCTTTCTCCAGATGAGGAGAAGAAAAAAGTCCTTCAACTTTTGGATACCATCGGTCTCAACGAAGAAGCCTTGATCAAGTATCCACATGAATTTTCAGGTGGTCAGCGTCAACGTATCGGCGTTGCCCGTGCCCTAGCAAGTAATCCGCGTCTGATTATTGCTGATGAGCCTGTTTCTGCCTTGGACTTGTCTGTTCAAGCTCAGGTTTTGAACTATATGAAACGTATCCAAGATGAGTTTAAACTCAGCTACCTCTTTATTTCTCATGATCTTGGTGTTGTGCAACATATGTGTGACGAATTGTTTATCATGTACCGTGGTCGCTTCGTAGAAACGGGTAACAAGCAGGACATCTATAACAATCCACAGCATATCTATACCAAACGTCTTTTGTCAGCTATTCCATCGATTGATCCAGTTAATCGTTTGAAGAACAAGGAAAAACGCTTGGTTGCTGAAAAAGAGTATCAAGAAAAACAAGGTCAATACTATGATGAAAAGGGTCGAGTTTACGATTTACAAACCTTCTCAGCAACTCATCAGGTAGCCCTTCCAAAAGGAGGTCAGAACTAA
- a CDS encoding ABC transporter ATP-binding protein yields MATEKPLLDIKDLHVGFRIADDYFDAVDGVDISLQKNEILAIVGESGCGKSTLATTIMGLHNPLNTKITGSIQYNDMELIGMDEAKYNTVRGNDIGMIFQDPLASLNPLMTIGAQIDEALFYHTDLDAAARTERVLELLAQVGIPNPKRTFKQYPHELSGGMRQRIIIAMALSCKPPIIIADEPTTALDVTIQAQILDLLNDIQAETGSGIILITHDLGVVAETADRVAVMYGGQFVEVAPVEELFTNPKHPYTRSLLKSNPQSGGEGGDLHVIEGIVPPITKMLRQGCRFAPRIPWIEASAHEENPGMHEVGPNHFVRCTCHETFYFEEEA; encoded by the coding sequence GTGGCTACTGAAAAACCGCTTTTAGATATTAAAGATTTACACGTCGGATTCCGTATTGCTGATGATTATTTTGATGCTGTTGATGGCGTTGATATTTCATTGCAGAAGAATGAGATTCTTGCAATCGTTGGAGAATCAGGATGTGGTAAATCAACTTTGGCAACGACCATTATGGGCTTGCACAATCCATTAAATACAAAAATCACAGGAAGCATCCAGTACAACGATATGGAGTTGATTGGGATGGATGAAGCCAAGTACAATACTGTACGTGGAAATGATATTGGGATGATTTTCCAAGACCCATTGGCTTCTTTGAATCCCTTGATGACGATAGGTGCGCAGATTGATGAAGCTCTCTTCTATCATACTGATTTAGATGCAGCGGCTCGTACGGAGCGTGTATTGGAACTCCTTGCCCAAGTTGGTATTCCAAATCCTAAGCGGACTTTTAAACAGTATCCACATGAATTGTCAGGTGGTATGCGTCAGCGTATTATTATTGCCATGGCCCTTTCTTGTAAGCCACCAATTATTATTGCCGATGAGCCTACAACAGCCTTGGATGTGACCATTCAGGCGCAGATTTTGGATCTCTTGAATGATATTCAGGCGGAAACGGGTTCTGGTATTATCTTGATTACCCACGACTTGGGTGTGGTGGCAGAAACGGCTGACCGTGTAGCCGTTATGTATGGTGGTCAGTTTGTTGAGGTGGCTCCTGTTGAGGAACTCTTTACCAATCCAAAACATCCCTATACACGTTCGCTCTTGAAGTCAAATCCGCAATCAGGTGGCGAAGGTGGGGATCTTCACGTTATCGAAGGTATCGTACCACCGATTACCAAAATGTTGCGTCAAGGTTGCCGTTTTGCACCACGTATTCCTTGGATTGAAGCAAGTGCTCACGAGGAAAATCCAGGTATGCACGAAGTAGGACCAAATCACTTTGTGCGTTGTACTTGTCACGAAACATTCTATTTTGAAGAGGAGGCCTAA
- a CDS encoding oligopeptide ABC transporter substrate-binding protein, whose product MKKTTKLFALAGVTLLSASVLAACGSKSSSSTEQNLSFPSEVKQDGTAVADAQLKYAWVSPTTSSGLLIDELTENTTDSTFGGMVDISMFGYDGNRKLDDSGLAKAEFDIENKKITVSLTGKDYKWSDGQPFTINDYIFTIKSLASKDYTGVRFDDKFLNIVGMEEFVAGTASDISGIKKVDDYTVELTVKEMSPSMMYAGGDVPAYIQPEHIYKDIPVADWEKSEYSRTAKLVGMGPWKIKEIVNGESITYVPNEHFFKGTTPKTSSLKIDIVSPDTIVSEMKAGNYDIADMPVDQLDSYKDLSNLNIVGSLNSAYEYISFNLGKFDEAAGKNIMNENAKMNDVKLRQAIAYAIDTKTAGEKLYNGLYHPAKSLIISFFGDLHDSELAGYTYDPEKAKKLLDEAGYKDTNGDGIREGKDGKEFKITFAARKRTEANEALVQQYIAWWKEVGLNVELYTGRTVEVNTFYDAVQANDPAIDMYAGGWSTGFDPNPNGLWGEVAPFNMSRFVSEENTKLLDAIGSVESFDEKKNLESYKAWQKYAAEQAFAIPTFESEEITALNKRVKNYDSNYGSASGKGIALENIELTADKGVAAE is encoded by the coding sequence ATGAAAAAGACAACAAAACTCTTTGCACTTGCAGGTGTAACGCTTCTCTCTGCATCTGTACTTGCTGCTTGTGGCTCTAAATCATCAAGCTCAACAGAACAAAACTTGTCATTCCCTTCAGAAGTGAAACAAGATGGAACTGCTGTAGCTGATGCACAGTTGAAATACGCTTGGGTATCACCAACAACTTCTTCAGGTCTTTTGATCGATGAATTGACTGAGAATACAACAGACTCAACTTTTGGTGGTATGGTCGATATCTCAATGTTCGGTTATGATGGAAATCGTAAATTGGACGATTCAGGTCTTGCTAAGGCTGAATTTGATATCGAAAACAAAAAAATCACTGTTAGCTTGACAGGTAAAGACTACAAGTGGTCTGATGGTCAGCCATTCACAATCAATGATTACATCTTCACAATCAAGTCATTGGCAAGCAAAGACTACACAGGTGTGCGTTTTGATGATAAATTCTTGAACATCGTTGGTATGGAAGAATTTGTGGCTGGAACAGCATCTGATATTTCTGGTATCAAGAAAGTTGACGACTACACAGTAGAATTGACTGTGAAAGAAATGTCACCTTCTATGATGTATGCTGGTGGTGATGTACCTGCCTATATCCAGCCAGAACACATCTATAAAGATATTCCTGTGGCTGATTGGGAAAAGAGCGAGTACTCACGTACTGCTAAACTTGTAGGTATGGGTCCATGGAAGATTAAAGAAATCGTTAACGGTGAGTCTATCACTTACGTTCCAAACGAACACTTCTTCAAGGGAACAACTCCAAAAACAAGCTCATTGAAGATCGATATCGTATCACCTGATACTATCGTTTCTGAGATGAAAGCTGGTAACTACGATATCGCAGATATGCCGGTTGACCAATTGGACTCATACAAAGACTTGTCTAACTTGAACATCGTTGGTTCACTTAACTCAGCTTACGAATATATTTCATTCAACCTTGGTAAATTTGATGAAGCAGCGGGCAAAAACATTATGAACGAAAACGCTAAGATGAACGATGTGAAACTTCGTCAAGCGATTGCCTATGCAATTGATACCAAGACAGCTGGTGAGAAATTGTACAACGGTTTGTACCACCCAGCAAAATCATTGATTATCTCATTCTTTGGCGATCTTCATGATTCTGAATTAGCAGGTTATACATACGATCCAGAAAAAGCTAAAAAACTCTTGGATGAAGCTGGCTACAAAGATACAAACGGCGACGGTATCCGTGAAGGCAAAGACGGTAAAGAATTCAAGATCACTTTCGCAGCTCGTAAACGTACAGAAGCTAACGAAGCCCTTGTACAACAATACATCGCTTGGTGGAAAGAAGTTGGCTTGAATGTTGAATTGTACACAGGTCGTACTGTTGAAGTAAATACATTCTACGATGCAGTTCAAGCAAATGACCCTGCAATTGATATGTATGCTGGTGGATGGTCAACAGGTTTCGATCCAAACCCTAACGGACTTTGGGGAGAAGTTGCTCCATTCAACATGTCACGTTTCGTATCTGAAGAAAACACTAAATTGTTGGATGCAATCGGCTCAGTTGAATCATTTGATGAGAAGAAAAACCTTGAAAGCTACAAGGCATGGCAAAAATATGCTGCTGAACAAGCATTTGCTATCCCAACATTTGAATCTGAAGAAATTACAGCACTTAACAAACGTGTGAAGAACTACGATTCTAACTACGGTTCAGCTTCAGGCAAAGGTATTGCGCTTGAAAATATCGAATTGACAGCTGACAAAGGTGTAGCAGCAGAATAA
- the pbp3 gene encoding D-alanyl-D-alanine carboxypeptidase PBP3 translates to MRKFILLLFAIFGLLIGSPSVLAEDFSVAAKHAIAVEVESGKILFQQDAETKASVASISKLLSVYMVYEAMDKGEINLHTMVDISDYAYGLTANTELSNVNLDERTYSVRDLLNASLITSSNSAIIALAEKIAGSEAAFVDRMKAKVQEWGITDAKIVNVSGLDNADLGGNIYPGSSSEDANMFSALDMAIIARRLILDYPQVLEITSLNAYDFGGYTYYSTNQMLSEGTHARGGVDGLKTGTSNSAGSGFLATTQQAGMRIITVVLNATEGLAMPENRFVATNDLMNYVYANFSRVAIAEKGKAYNNSKIKVFNGEKETSPVVAAADLYIVQRNQTELTASANFIPTTNEIDAPLTAGSVVGKLQLKDQDLIGKGYIGEQASVEMVLPNDIKKAPWPVSWWNNFVRYVNEKL, encoded by the coding sequence ATGCGTAAGTTTATACTACTACTATTCGCCATCTTTGGTTTGCTTATCGGAAGTCCCTCTGTCCTAGCGGAAGATTTTTCGGTAGCAGCCAAACACGCTATCGCCGTTGAGGTTGAATCAGGAAAAATTCTTTTTCAACAAGATGCCGAAACCAAGGCTAGCGTTGCTTCCATCAGTAAGCTCTTAAGTGTTTATATGGTTTATGAAGCCATGGACAAGGGAGAAATCAATTTGCATACCATGGTGGATATTTCTGACTATGCCTATGGTTTAACAGCCAATACTGAACTCAGCAATGTCAATTTGGATGAGCGCACTTATTCTGTCCGTGATCTATTGAATGCCTCTCTCATCACTTCATCCAACAGCGCCATCATTGCTCTGGCTGAAAAAATAGCGGGTAGCGAAGCCGCTTTTGTAGATCGAATGAAGGCAAAAGTTCAGGAATGGGGCATTACAGATGCTAAAATCGTTAACGTTTCTGGATTGGATAATGCTGATTTAGGAGGGAATATCTATCCCGGTTCTAGCTCCGAAGATGCCAATATGTTTTCAGCCCTTGACATGGCTATCATTGCACGGCGACTCATTCTTGACTATCCCCAAGTCCTCGAAATCACCTCGCTCAATGCCTATGATTTTGGAGGCTACACCTACTACAGTACCAACCAAATGCTGAGCGAGGGAACCCATGCTCGCGGTGGAGTAGATGGGCTAAAGACAGGTACATCCAACTCGGCTGGTTCAGGTTTCCTGGCAACAACCCAACAAGCAGGTATGCGTATTATTACAGTAGTTCTCAATGCTACTGAAGGTCTAGCCATGCCTGAAAATCGATTTGTCGCAACCAATGATTTGATGAACTATGTCTATGCCAATTTTTCACGGGTTGCAATTGCCGAAAAAGGAAAAGCCTACAACAATAGTAAAATTAAGGTCTTTAACGGAGAAAAGGAAACCAGTCCCGTCGTTGCTGCTGCAGACCTATACATCGTTCAGCGCAATCAGACAGAATTGACTGCGTCTGCAAACTTTATCCCTACTACAAATGAAATCGATGCACCATTGACTGCTGGTAGCGTTGTTGGAAAACTACAATTAAAAGACCAAGACTTGATTGGGAAAGGTTATATTGGAGAGCAAGCCAGTGTAGAAATGGTCCTCCCAAATGATATAAAGAAAGCCCCTTGGCCAGTTTCATGGTGGAATAACTTTGTCCGATATGTGAACGAGAAATTATAA